The Flavobacterium sp. M31R6 nucleotide sequence CTGCTTGTGTCATGTTTCTAGGAACCAAGACATGGATTCCTCTAATGGCATTGATAATCATCCCCATTGGAGAACCGGAATGCCAGATACCTTCCAAACGGTGTCCACGGGTACGTATAATAAGTGGTGCTTTTTGTCTACCAACAGTTCTGTATTGTAATGTAGCCAAATCGTCACTCATGATCTGAATAGCATACAATAGATAATCTAGATATTGTATTTCGGCAATCGGACGTAGTCCTCTCAACGCCATTCCAATTCCTTGACCTAATATAGAAGCTTCACGAATCCCAACATCGGCAACTCGCAACTCACCATATTTCTCTTGCATTCCTTCCAAACCTTGATTTACATCACCAATATTTCCTGCGTCTTCACCAAAAATTAAAGTTTCTGGATATTTTGTAAAAAGTGCATCGAAGTTGTCTCTCAAAATCATTCTACCGTCAGTATCTTCTGTGACATCACTTGGATATTGAGGCAAAACTTCTTTAACAGAAAAAACATTTTTATCCGATTCAGAGAATAAATTACTGCTAAATTTCGGTTGTGTTTTTTTGATATAATTAGTGATCCAATTGGATAATTCAATTTTGTCTTCTTCATTGATAATCAAACGCAATGTTTTTCTTGCGATTACCATTATTTCCTTTTTCAAAGGTGATTTAATACTTTTTAATGCTGCAGCATTTCTAAGGATTTCCTCTTTTTTGGCACTGGTTATTGCTATTCTTTCCAAAATAGCGACCAATTCATTTTGCTCTTCAATTATTGGCCCAATAAAAGCATTCCAAGCGGCTTTTTTACCCTCAAAAACTTCTTTTTTGGCTTCCAAATCGATAGCGTCAATTTCTTCTGGTGACGCAATATTAATGGCAATCATCCATAATTTCATTTGACGAATACAGTCAAAATCTTTTTCCCATGCCAATCGGGCAGCATTTTTATATCTTTCGTGTGAACCAGAACTCGAGTGTCCTTGAGGTTGTGTCAGTTGATCGACATGAATCAAAACAGGAACGTGATTTTCACGGGCGATTTCTGCCGCTTTTTCATAAGTGGCAATCAAATCAACATAATCCCATCCTTTTACTTTTAATATTTCAAAACCATTCGTATTTTCATCTTTTTGGTATCCTTTTAAGATTTCCGAAATACTTTCTTTGGTAGTTTGGTGTCTTGCATGTACAGAAATTCCGTATTCGTCATCCCAAACACTCATCACCATAGGAACTTGTAAAACTCCGGCAGCATTCATGGTTTCAAAAAATAATCCTTCTGATGTGCTTGCATTTCCTATAGTTCCCCATGCAATTTCATTTCCTTCTATTGAAAATTGGTCTGCATTTGGAATTCCTGGAACGTTTCTGTATATCTTTGAGGCTTGCGCCAATCCAAGTAATCTAGGCATTTGTCCAGCTGTTGGAGAAATATCGGCACTAGAATTTTTTTGTTGTGTTAAGTTTTTCCAAGATCCGTCTTCGTTCAAACTATGGGTTACAAAGTGACCACCCATTTGTCTTCCTGCAGACATTGGCTCCAAATCAATATCAGTATGACCATATAAACCGGCAAAAAATTGTTCAATAGTCAATTCGCCAATAGCCATCATAAAAGTTTGATCGCGATAATATCCTGAACGGAAGTCTCCATTTTTAAAGCATTTGGCCATGGCAAGTTGTGGAACTTCTTTTCCATCACCAAAAATACCAAACTTGGCTTTTCCAGTTAATACTTCTTTACGTCCTAATAAACTACATTCTCTGCTTATTATGGCAATTCGGTAATCATTTAAGACTTCGGTTTTAAAATCTTCAAATGTTAAACTAGTATTGACTTTCTCTTTTATCATAATTTAAAAGTATAGCTTTAATGGTGCAAAAGTAATCAAAAACTACGTATATATCATTATGTGATTCTGTATTTTTATAATTTTTTATGAAATAATTTCCAGTAAATCGAATGTATTTTTATCATATATGTAATTTAAACTTAAAAAATTATGTAATAGTTTAATATTTTAAAGTTTTTATTTTGAATTAAAACCATTTTCGGGTAAAAAGATTAATTAATGATTTTGGATTAAAAATAAAGATAAATCGTATTTTTTCACCGTAATTTTTTTGGCTTGGTTCAAATCCATTCGAAGAATACACAGGAAAGAATAATTCGAAGTAATCTTGAACCAAATTTAGCCGTATTCCACTATCATAAACAAAGTTATTATGAAACCCTTTATTTTTTACAAAACCAAAATCAGCATACGCATCTACCCAATTCCATAATAGACTATAACTCAAATTTGTTGTTACCAGCCATTGATTGGATTCCGAAGGATTAACGAACGATTTAAGTCCTCCTTGGCCCATAACGTATTGCTGGCTTAATATTCCAGTTTCATCAGATCGTGCATAAAGAGGATAATCAAACAAATAATCATTAACTCTGGAAACTCCAAAATTATAGTTTTGGGTGTTGTTCGTGTTGTATAAAAAAGTACCAGCAAATGCACGAACATTAAAATAACGATTATCATTAAACAACTTACGATATTCCATTTCAGCTGATATTTTACCAAAATAACCTGAAAACTGTACATCGGTCAAGAATTTAACATGGCTGGCAACCTCCGTTTTTATATTGGAATATTTAAGGTTCAAAATGGAATAATTATCTGTACTATCAATCACAACAGCAGATGGTTCTTTGTAAATGATATTGTATTTTACAAATATGGCCTGTTTTCTATTATCTCTGTACCTAGGTTCCCGAAAGTATAATGACAAACTTGGATACAATTTTAAATAAGCGGCATCCTCGGCATAATGATAATAAGAACCATTCAAAGAATAGCGCATATTATATAGTCTACTTTCTCTTAAATAATGATTTAGGATTAATTGATAACTGCCCACAATTGATTTGGTATTGATGGAGTACATCGGATTTAAGGAAAACATGAACGGTTTGTCAAAGAAACTATAGTTGTAAAAACTGATACCAGGTGCAAACCCATCATATTTATTATAAAATAGTGTAGGTACATAAAATAATTGGGAACGATGCGGATCTTCTAAATCCTCAAAAAAAGTAAGTTTCAATGGACGGTTTAGTGAAAATGGATACAATGATTTCCAATTGTTTCTCAAATTAAACTCAGGTACTTCGTTATTATAATTCAATACCAGTTTATCAATGCCTTTTCTCTCAAAAATGAGTGTAGTATCTATTTCATTGGTTTCGATCCATTTTTTAAAAATAATTTGTTTGTTTTTGATACCAAATACAGGCATTGGAACCAATGGAACTCCTTTGTTTTTTACAGTAAAAATGATGCTGTCTTTTGTTTTGGAAAAATCTCCAAATTTATAGTCAATAGGTACTCGACTATCAATAATATATTTAAAAAACCAGTCAATATTTTTTGGCGCTTTTGATTTCAATATGTTTTCAAAATCATCCCTGTTCGTTTGTACCTCTTTATTAAGTTTGTAGAATTGCTGAATTCCGGACAAAACCAAATCATTTCTAAGGTAATCGTTTAGATATTGTAGGCTCAAACCAGCTTTGTATTTGTTCGCAATTTGCACATTGAATTTTATCAACGTATTTTTTGGCTCATTAAGTGCTTGATCGAGATTTTTACGTGCCATCAACATGTAATAGTAGCTGTATTGATCATTAAAATCAGTTTGCGCCATTTTGAATCCCCTGAATAGAAAGAACTTGGAAGCCGATCCCATCATCTTGCTGTCAGGATGATATTGTTCAATATAATTCATCATGGTAAATATCTGAATGCCATCATAAATCCAATTGTCTTTTCTGGAATCCAACAGCAAACTATTCTTGAGAAAATTATTCAAATAGGTTTTTAAAAATTTTATTTCGAATAAAAAATCAGAATGAAAAGGGCGCATAAATTTTGGCAACTGATTCAGACCATAAAACGGATTTTTTTCATAATCTTCCTCAGAAACGATGATTTTCCCAAAAGGATATTGTCCAATTTGAGTATTGGCAAAATCAACCACTCGCTTGATGATTGCTGTTTTCAATGAGTCATCAAATCTTCCCGAACTTAAATTGGTCATGACTTCAAAAGCGCCAATTTTATAACTTCTGTAACTCGATTCTTTTTCAATAATTAAATCAAAATCGGTTCTGTTTTTACCTGAAAGATTGACATTGGTTTCTTGTTCGGTTGCAGTGAAATTGTTAACAGTTAAATCCGTTGTTACTGCGTTTTTATTGGTAATTTTCAAATCAACATCAAAATCCGAAACTCCATTAGCAATATCGTCAAGGCTTTCATTACTGTATTTTATAAATTGATGATTTTCATAACGGACAGGGGTAAGGAACCAGTTTTTGAGATGCATGCCATATTTTTCAAAATGACCATATTTGGTAAATTTGTTGCTTGGAATCATGGAAATATAAGTAAGATGCAATTTTACTTTTTGGTTTGGAGCCAATGTATGATGTAGTAAAACCTCAATATAATCAGGATTTTTTTTGGTTCTTTCCCATGTAAAAACATTTTTATCGTTATCCTCGATAATTAAATTAACGGTTCCTCCACGATCTTCTGCTAGCGCCATGTGAAACTTATTGTAGAACTCGTCCGAAAAACGTTTCCCCAATGGGCTCTCTCTATCTGAAAAAGCATTGTTCCAATCATTCAACACTATAGAGGTTAAAGTATCATTAGTCTGGTTATAAAAGGTAATTTCTTGATCAACTGTCAGGGTATTAGAATTCATATTCACTGCCACAGACATTTTAGAGTGATGCTGTGCATATTGTTTGTGGAAAACCAACAAAACAATTAAGAATAGTATGATTTTACCGTGAGTTTTCAATCTGGGGTGATATATAAGTTTCTAAAAAAGTATAAATCTAAGACAATTTACAAAAAATTAAGAAAAGGCCAGTATTTAATAGTCAAAATACACTAATATGCGTTAAAAAAAAAGAACCGTTTGTAAAACGGCTCTCAGTATTAAAAATTAGGACTTAAATCGTACTTTTTATAGAAATTATCCAGTACCGCGACTACTTCATCTTCGGTATCTACTATTTTAAAGAGATTCAAATCATCTGGACTTATCGTGTGTTCTCTTTCTATCAGTACTGTTTTTATCCAATCAATCAAACCAGACCAAAATGCAGTTCCAACCAATATAATCGGGAATTTGCCTATTTTTTTGGTCTGAATTAGGGTAATCGCCTCAAATAATTCGTCCAAAGTTCCAAATCCTCCTGGCATCACCACAAATCCTTGCGAATATTTTACAAACATTACTTTTCGAACAAAGAAATAATCAAAATTCAAGTTTTTGTCTCTATCAATATAAGGGTTAAAATGCTGTTCGAAAGGCAATTCAATGTTAAGCCCCACCGAAGTTCCTCCACCCAAATGCGCGCCCTTGTTTCCAGCTTCCATAATTCCGGGACCACCGCCCGTAATCACGCCATAACCCGCCTTACTGATTTTGAAAGCAATTTTTTCAGCCAGTAAATAATAATGATCCTCCGGTTTTATCCTCGCCGAACCAAAAATAGTCACACAGGGTCCAATACGACTCATCGAATCATATCCGTTTACAAACTCTGCCATGATTTTAAAAATGGCCCAACTATCGTTTGTTTTTATCTCATTCCAAGTTTTACGCTTTAATTTATCTTGGATTACTCTGTCTTCGTCGTTGTCAAAATCTTCTAATCTCATATGTTTTGTTTTTTAGGAGCTATTTCCAGCTATCCGTTTCAATCTTATGAGCCGAACCCTGGCTCATAAGGATTTCCACTACTATCTGGGCTAGGGCATCTGTTTTTAATTCAACTTTAATCTTTGATAAACATGTTTAACTAAGATAACTCTTTTTTCAAAAACTGCGCCGTATTGCTTTTTTTTTAAAAAAAATTTAACGAGTTCCTGTCAACAAAAGTTGTTCGTTTGATTTCCCCTCCATTGGAGGGGTGCCTGAAAGGCGGGGTGGTTTTTAAATGTTCATCCAAATTCCTCAATAATATATTTTTCTAGTTCAATCATTACATTATTCAAATCATGTTTTACTCTTAAATCAGAGATTCTATAAACTTTTAACCCTAAAGAAACGAGATAATCTTCTCTCTTTTGGTCGTACTCTTCTTTGTTATCATGGCTCGAACCGTCAATTTCGATTACTAAGCCTAAGGTTTTTACATAAAAATCTACAATAAAATTCCCTATGATTCTTTGTCGGTCGAAATCTATTTTCCAAAATTTTGCTTTGTGAACTTGCATCCAAAAAATAACTTCTGACAGTACACCTGCTTTACGCAATGCTCGGGCTCGCGCTTTTAATTTTATGTTATAGGGTAAATCTTCGATGAAATTCCTATAGATAGGATGCTTGTCTATATAAGCTGTAATTTCTCTATTGTTTTCCATTTTATACTTTTTCTAATGAGACTTTCTTTAATGTGAAAGTACAAAAAAATATAGGAAAAATAATCAAAAAAAACCACCCCGCCCGTTGGGCACCCCTCCATTGGAGGGGAATTTTATAATAACTCTTTTTTCAAAAACTGCGCCGTATAGCTTTTTTTATTTTTCACAATTTCCTCAGGAGTTCCTTTGGCTACAAGTTGTCCACCGCCTTTTCCGCCTTCGGGGCCAATGTCAATAATGTAATCGGCTAGTTTGATTACGTCCATATTGTGTTCGATAATCAAGATGGTATTTCCTTTATCAACTAGTTTATTAATTACATCCATCAACACCCTAATATCTTCAAAATGCAAACCGGTTGTCGGTTCGTCAAGAATGTAAAATGTATTTCCGGTGTCTTTTTTTGACAATTCACCGGCCAGTTTGATACGTTGTGCTTCACCGCCCGAAAGTGTGGTACTTTGTTGTCCAAGCGTGATATACCCTAAACCAACATCCTGAATAGTCTTTACTTTTCTATAAATTTTAGGTATGTTTTCAAAGAAAGGTACCGCTTCGTCAACGGTCATGTTCAACACATCCGAAATGGATTTTCCTTTATAGCGAATCTCTAATGTTTCTCTATTGAAACGCTTTCCTTGGCAGGTCTCACATTCTACATACACATCAGGCAAAAAGTTCATTTCAATGGTACGAACTCCAGAACCTTCACAGGTTTCGCAACGGCCTCCCTTTACATTAAAACTAAAACGTCCCGCTTTATACCCACGAATCATACTTTCGGAAGTCATTGTATATAGGTTTCGTATTTCGGTAAAAACTTCAGTGTAGGTTGCAGGATTGGAACGCGGTGTTCGTCCAATCGGGCTTTGGTCGATATCGATCACTTTG carries:
- a CDS encoding thiamine pyrophosphate-dependent enzyme is translated as MIKEKVNTSLTFEDFKTEVLNDYRIAIISRECSLLGRKEVLTGKAKFGIFGDGKEVPQLAMAKCFKNGDFRSGYYRDQTFMMAIGELTIEQFFAGLYGHTDIDLEPMSAGRQMGGHFVTHSLNEDGSWKNLTQQKNSSADISPTAGQMPRLLGLAQASKIYRNVPGIPNADQFSIEGNEIAWGTIGNASTSEGLFFETMNAAGVLQVPMVMSVWDDEYGISVHARHQTTKESISEILKGYQKDENTNGFEILKVKGWDYVDLIATYEKAAEIARENHVPVLIHVDQLTQPQGHSSSGSHERYKNAARLAWEKDFDCIRQMKLWMIAINIASPEEIDAIDLEAKKEVFEGKKAAWNAFIGPIIEEQNELVAILERIAITSAKKEEILRNAAALKSIKSPLKKEIMVIARKTLRLIINEEDKIELSNWITNYIKKTQPKFSSNLFSESDKNVFSVKEVLPQYPSDVTEDTDGRMILRDNFDALFTKYPETLIFGEDAGNIGDVNQGLEGMQEKYGELRVADVGIREASILGQGIGMALRGLRPIAEIQYLDYLLYAIQIMSDDLATLQYRTVGRQKAPLIIRTRGHRLEGIWHSGSPMGMIINAIRGIHVLVPRNMTQAAGFYNALLECDEPALVIECLNGYRLKEKAPLNYGEFKTPIGVVETLRKGTDITLVSYGSTLRLVEQAAKELFEVGIDCEIIDLQSLLPFDIHSDIVKSIAKTNRLLVIDEDLPGGASAYILQQIVEQQDAYNHLDSKPQTLTAKAHRPAYGTDGDYFSKPSAEDIYEKIYEMMHEVNPSKYPSLY
- a CDS encoding aminopeptidase; protein product: MNSNTLTVDQEITFYNQTNDTLTSIVLNDWNNAFSDRESPLGKRFSDEFYNKFHMALAEDRGGTVNLIIEDNDKNVFTWERTKKNPDYIEVLLHHTLAPNQKVKLHLTYISMIPSNKFTKYGHFEKYGMHLKNWFLTPVRYENHQFIKYSNESLDDIANGVSDFDVDLKITNKNAVTTDLTVNNFTATEQETNVNLSGKNRTDFDLIIEKESSYRSYKIGAFEVMTNLSSGRFDDSLKTAIIKRVVDFANTQIGQYPFGKIIVSEEDYEKNPFYGLNQLPKFMRPFHSDFLFEIKFLKTYLNNFLKNSLLLDSRKDNWIYDGIQIFTMMNYIEQYHPDSKMMGSASKFFLFRGFKMAQTDFNDQYSYYYMLMARKNLDQALNEPKNTLIKFNVQIANKYKAGLSLQYLNDYLRNDLVLSGIQQFYKLNKEVQTNRDDFENILKSKAPKNIDWFFKYIIDSRVPIDYKFGDFSKTKDSIIFTVKNKGVPLVPMPVFGIKNKQIIFKKWIETNEIDTTLIFERKGIDKLVLNYNNEVPEFNLRNNWKSLYPFSLNRPLKLTFFEDLEDPHRSQLFYVPTLFYNKYDGFAPGISFYNYSFFDKPFMFSLNPMYSINTKSIVGSYQLILNHYLRESRLYNMRYSLNGSYYHYAEDAAYLKLYPSLSLYFREPRYRDNRKQAIFVKYNIIYKEPSAVVIDSTDNYSILNLKYSNIKTEVASHVKFLTDVQFSGYFGKISAEMEYRKLFNDNRYFNVRAFAGTFLYNTNNTQNYNFGVSRVNDYLFDYPLYARSDETGILSQQYVMGQGGLKSFVNPSESNQWLVTTNLSYSLLWNWVDAYADFGFVKNKGFHNNFVYDSGIRLNLVQDYFELFFPVYSSNGFEPSQKNYGEKIRFIFIFNPKSLINLFTRKWF
- a CDS encoding TIGR00730 family Rossman fold protein, translated to MRLEDFDNDEDRVIQDKLKRKTWNEIKTNDSWAIFKIMAEFVNGYDSMSRIGPCVTIFGSARIKPEDHYYLLAEKIAFKISKAGYGVITGGGPGIMEAGNKGAHLGGGTSVGLNIELPFEQHFNPYIDRDKNLNFDYFFVRKVMFVKYSQGFVVMPGGFGTLDELFEAITLIQTKKIGKFPIILVGTAFWSGLIDWIKTVLIEREHTISPDDLNLFKIVDTEDEVVAVLDNFYKKYDLSPNF
- a CDS encoding endonuclease domain-containing protein, with amino-acid sequence MENNREITAYIDKHPIYRNFIEDLPYNIKLKARARALRKAGVLSEVIFWMQVHKAKFWKIDFDRQRIIGNFIVDFYVKTLGLVIEIDGSSHDNKEEYDQKREDYLVSLGLKVYRISDLRVKHDLNNVMIELEKYIIEEFG